Proteins from a genomic interval of Spiroplasma endosymbiont of Lonchoptera lutea:
- the pepF gene encoding oligoendopeptidase F, producing MKRINADKKYQWDLSYLFTSDDEWTKALQNYISHYGKLYNLKGKLHQQENFKQYILLSEAGEILGAKLSQYLHYGSLDTTDERFINLSNLMMNESLKIQTKMSFVEPELKQIGAEKIMQMLANDAELKNFEYDFRSFFEKVKYLLTEEQEELLNNVAKTRSTSYQLYDLLAYADKEKQYLDYDGEKQELTESLATSIAQLSRPKEDQKLRRETSILLNKHLITKKHSLAKVYEDIIQYSVEEVKLRNYESSLQASLLGDKVLPDMYLTLLEVGKAYIHLYRRFIKIKQKYFQLDKFYATDSHLLMNKTENNKYTVVQGIAMVKAAFQPLGAEYLTMLDIALLPGRIDYFEDTNKRSGAYSSSGKGVEPIILMNWDDSLRSVATLAHELGHSVHTLFSNKYQPPNLAQYPIILAEVASTFNEHLLFKYLYTQAKEKDEQIYLLETRINDLMATFFRQIQFAKFEWEAHKIVEQEQPINASILAKLFKDVSIEYGYDVYDEIADDGIYAWPRILHFFNSPYYVYKYATSVTTSFKLYDDFEKGNKDNILNFLKAGGHKEPMLILQDVGIDLALEATYVPLMEHLEQLLDELEKLLQL from the coding sequence ATGAAACGAATTAATGCTGATAAGAAGTATCAATGAGATTTAAGTTATTTATTTACTAGTGATGATGAATGAACGAAGGCGTTACAAAATTATATTAGTCATTATGGTAAATTGTATAATTTAAAAGGGAAATTACATCAACAAGAAAATTTTAAGCAATATATTTTATTGTCAGAGGCGGGAGAAATTTTAGGTGCAAAACTTTCGCAATATTTACATTATGGTAGTTTAGATACTACTGATGAACGATTTATTAATTTAAGTAATTTAATGATGAATGAGTCATTAAAAATTCAAACTAAGATGTCATTTGTTGAACCAGAATTAAAACAAATTGGTGCGGAAAAAATTATGCAAATGTTAGCAAATGATGCGGAATTAAAAAATTTTGAATATGATTTTCGGTCATTTTTTGAAAAAGTAAAATATTTATTAACAGAAGAACAAGAGGAATTATTAAACAATGTTGCTAAAACGCGAAGTACTAGTTATCAACTTTATGATTTATTAGCATATGCTGATAAGGAAAAACAATATCTTGATTATGATGGTGAAAAACAGGAATTAACAGAATCATTAGCAACTTCAATAGCACAATTATCGCGTCCCAAAGAAGATCAAAAATTACGACGAGAAACTAGTATCTTATTAAACAAACATTTAATTACAAAGAAGCATTCATTAGCTAAAGTGTATGAAGATATTATTCAATATAGTGTTGAAGAAGTTAAATTAAGAAACTATGAAAGTTCATTGCAAGCATCATTATTAGGTGATAAAGTATTGCCAGATATGTATTTAACTTTATTAGAAGTTGGAAAAGCATATATTCATTTATATCGGCGTTTTATTAAAATTAAACAAAAATATTTTCAATTAGATAAATTTTATGCAACTGATAGTCATTTATTAATGAATAAAACAGAAAATAATAAGTATACTGTGGTGCAAGGGATTGCAATGGTAAAAGCAGCTTTTCAGCCATTGGGAGCAGAATATTTAACGATGTTAGATATCGCTTTATTACCAGGGCGAATTGATTATTTTGAAGACACTAACAAACGCAGTGGGGCATATTCGTCATCAGGTAAAGGTGTTGAACCAATTATTTTAATGAATTGAGATGATTCATTAAGATCTGTTGCTACCTTAGCACATGAATTAGGTCATTCCGTGCATACATTATTTTCTAATAAATATCAACCGCCTAATTTAGCACAATATCCGATTATTTTAGCAGAAGTGGCATCAACTTTTAATGAGCATCTTTTATTTAAATATCTGTATACGCAAGCTAAAGAAAAAGATGAACAAATTTATTTATTGGAAACAAGAATTAATGATTTAATGGCTACTTTCTTTCGTCAAATTCAGTTTGCTAAGTTTGAATGGGAAGCTCATAAAATAGTTGAACAAGAGCAGCCGATTAATGCTAGTATTTTAGCAAAATTGTTTAAAGATGTTTCAATTGAGTATGGTTATGATGTTTATGATGAAATTGCTGATGATGGCATTTATGCTTGACCGCGAATTTTACATTTCTTTAATTCCCCTTATTATGTTTATAAATATGCTACTTCGGTGACAACTTCGTTTAAGTTATATGATGATTTTGAAAAGGGCAATAAAGATAACATTTTGAATTTTCTTAAAGCAGGGGGTCATAAAGAACCAATGTTAATTTTGCAAGATGTTGGTATTGATTTAGCACTGGAAGCAACCTATGTGCCGTTAATGGAGCATTTGGAGCAACTATTGGATGAATTGGAAAAATTATTACAGCTTTAA
- a CDS encoding M17 family metallopeptidase: MINLTKESQQNIVTLKAIFEGAAIKDTVEKSEGNTTLIDSEKILFVYFKEKKMIFCKLQQWMKKFSSTNTRELNIDVASFTTDDFNEQLALQAISEAILYTQHQVISYKQEKKQEKANYHLITNISDSTEIFNTAQIKLDSVNLTRNLQDTPPNLMYPEIFAQDIQKVFEDIDNVKITILDKKAIIENKMGLLLAVANGSHNDPRVVIIEYTGNPNSKEKIGLVGKGITFDSGGYSLKPAASMINMKFDMSGAAIVCSTLLAIAKIKPTINVVAVACLTENRIGGHATLVEAVATAMNGKTVEILNTDAEGRLVLADGITYAIRNNNATKIIDVATLTGAIVVSLGKHATGVFSNNNDFYHQFEQASDLSKERIWRMPIYKENIEEMQCSQIADLANIGKIRDMGSSQAAAFLQEFVEEKPFIHLDIAGTADSDSRGSGVMVKTLVELLSRVK, translated from the coding sequence ATGATTAACTTAACAAAAGAATCACAACAAAACATTGTAACTTTAAAAGCGATTTTTGAAGGCGCAGCAATTAAGGACACCGTTGAAAAATCTGAAGGAAATACAACCTTAATCGACTCAGAAAAAATCCTTTTCGTTTACTTTAAAGAAAAGAAAATGATATTTTGTAAATTACAGCAATGAATGAAAAAATTTAGCAGTACCAACACTCGGGAATTAAATATTGATGTTGCTAGTTTTACAACTGATGATTTTAATGAACAATTGGCATTACAAGCCATTAGTGAAGCCATTTTATATACCCAACATCAAGTAATATCTTATAAACAAGAAAAAAAGCAAGAAAAAGCAAACTATCATCTAATTACTAATATTAGTGATAGCACCGAAATTTTTAACACTGCTCAAATTAAACTAGATAGTGTTAATTTAACAAGAAACTTACAAGATACACCGCCAAACTTAATGTACCCAGAAATCTTTGCTCAAGATATTCAAAAAGTTTTTGAAGACATTGATAATGTTAAAATTACTATTTTAGATAAAAAAGCAATTATTGAAAATAAAATGGGTCTTTTACTAGCTGTTGCTAATGGTAGCCACAACGACCCCCGAGTTGTGATAATTGAATACACAGGAAATCCTAATAGCAAAGAAAAAATTGGTTTAGTGGGCAAAGGAATTACCTTTGATTCTGGTGGTTATTCATTAAAACCAGCAGCTTCAATGATTAATATGAAATTTGATATGTCGGGAGCAGCAATTGTTTGTTCAACATTATTAGCCATTGCTAAAATTAAACCCACAATTAATGTTGTTGCTGTTGCCTGTTTAACTGAAAATCGCATTGGAGGTCACGCTACCTTAGTTGAAGCTGTGGCAACTGCAATGAACGGTAAAACCGTTGAAATCTTAAATACTGATGCTGAAGGACGCTTAGTTTTAGCTGACGGAATTACTTATGCCATTAGAAATAACAACGCTACTAAAATTATTGATGTTGCTACTCTAACCGGAGCAATCGTAGTATCGCTAGGAAAACATGCTACAGGTGTATTTAGTAATAACAATGATTTTTACCACCAATTTGAACAAGCAAGTGATTTAAGCAAAGAACGCATTTGAAGAATGCCGATATACAAAGAAAATATTGAAGAAATGCAATGCTCACAAATAGCTGACTTAGCAAATATTGGAAAAATTCGGGATATGGGTTCTTCACAAGCGGCTGCTTTCTTA